One segment of Meriones unguiculatus strain TT.TT164.6M chromosome 3, Bangor_MerUng_6.1, whole genome shotgun sequence DNA contains the following:
- the LOC110547449 gene encoding L-amino-acid oxidase-like, translating to MRFRTMATKSGILIWGILLSIPSCLAFSKEIAKCFQDPNYTTPIDIAQNGLKASEHPKHVVVVGAGMAGLVAAKLLQDAGHEVTILEASNYTGGRVLTYRNKEEGWYIELGAMRIPESHSLTHIYVKKLGLKLNKFNQYDHNTWYLLNGQRHTAKSVANDPHTLNYSVSSTEMNKTAAQLFHQAISKIKNSTETVNCAELKSYYDSYSTKAYLMKKGKLSKGAVQFIGDLMNEDAGFYKSFLESLRSFSIFGIDNESRNFTEITGGFDQLPNGLSAKLKPGTIHLESKVERVVRNGTKVEVSYRTAGPTSSLQNLTADYAIISASAKATRLITFQPPLSPNKTHALRSLHYTSATKVALVCNERFWEKEGIRGGSSITDRPSRFIYYPSHSLPGGKGMLLASYTVGDDSLFFLSMKDDQVVDIVLDDLAAVHNASKEELKRMCPESVIKQWSLDPLTLGAFAEFTPYQYVDYSEELFQPEGHIYFAGEHTNLPHGWIDTAIKSGIWAAKNIQDAVDKEAPQG from the exons ATGAGGTTTAGGACCATGGCCACGAAGAGTG gcATCCTTATTTGGGGGATCTTGCTGTCCATCCCCAGCTGCCTTGCCTTCTCTAAGGAGATTGCCAAGTGTTTCCAGGACCCCAATTATACGACCCCCATTGACATAGCCCAGAATGGGCTCAAGGCCTCTGAACATCCCAAGCATGTGGTGGTGGTAGGAGCTGGAATGGCAGGCCTAGTGGCAGCTAAGCTGCTGCAGGATGCTGGTCATGAG GTAACCATCTTGGAGGCCAGTAACTACACTGGAGGTCGGGTGCTCACATACAGAAACAAGGAGGAAGGCTGGTACATTGAACTAGGAGCAATGCGAATCCCAGAAAGCCACAG CCTAACACATATCTATGTCAAGAAGCTTGGCCTGAAGCTCAATAAGTTCAACCAATATGACCACAATACCTGGTACCTACTCAATGGACAGCGTCATACCGCCAAGAGTGTTGCTAATGACCCGCATACCTTGAACTACTCTGTCAGTTCCACAGAGATGAACAAAACTGCTGCACAACTCTTCCACCAGGCCATCAGTAAG ATCAAAAACTCCACAGAGACAGTCAACTGTGCTGAACTGAAATCCTATTATGACTCTTACTCCACCAAG GCTTACCTaatgaagaaaggaaagctaAGCAAAGGAGCAGTCCAGTTCATCGGGGACTTGATGAATGAGGATGCCGGATTCTATAAGTCCTTCCTGGAGTCCCTGAGGAGTTTTAGCATCTTTGGCATAGACAATGA GTCCCGCAATTTTACAGAGATCACTGGTGGCTTTGACCAACTCCCCAATGGCCTCAGTGCCAAACTGAAGCCAGGCACCATCCATCTGGAGTCCAAAGTAGAAAGAGTGGTGAGAAACGGAACAAAGGTTGAGGTTTCCTACCGCACAGCTGGGCCCACCTCTTCACTGCAAAACCTCACTGCCGACTACGCCATCATCTCTGCCTCAGCCAAGGCCACACGCCTCATCACCTTCCAGCCACCCCTGTCCCCAAACAAAACACATGCCCTGCGCTCATTGCATTACACCAGTGCCACCAAGGTGGCATTAGTGTGCAACGAACGGTTCTGGGAAAAGGAGGGCATACGGGGTGGCAGCTCCATCACGGACCGGCCCTCCCGTTTCATCTACTACCCCAGCCACAGTCTGCCAGGTGGCAAAGGCATGTTGCTGGCCTCTTACACTGTGGGTGATgattccctcttctttctctccatgaAGGATGACCAGGTAGTGGATATTGTCCTGGATGACCTGGCCGCAGTGCACAATGCATCCAAGGAAGAGCTAAAGCGCATGTGCCCCGAATCAGTGATCAAGCAATGGTCCCTGGACCCCCTCACCCTTGGCGCTTTTGCTGAGTTCACACCCTACCAATATGTGGACTATTCAGAGGAGCTCTTCCAGCCAGAGGGCCACATCTACTTTGCTGGGGAGCACACCAACCTACCTCATGGCTGGATAGACACTGCCATCAAGTCTGGCATCTGGGCTGCCAAGAACATTCAAGATGCAGTGGACAAGGAGGCCCCTCAGGGATAG